A single genomic interval of Hydractinia symbiolongicarpus strain clone_291-10 chromosome 8, HSymV2.1, whole genome shotgun sequence harbors:
- the LOC130654846 gene encoding uncharacterized protein LOC130654846 has translation MQNRLVFIAVFIFTCYQCNALFNKCTRKCEENFYQCISSSDGTKKFFTCNAQKSTCFQSCVDSSKRVPRSLEVVQASNFKHCAKSCTTLFDACFTMKDLSERKVCKRQAYQTCLKECVYKRIA, from the coding sequence ATGCAGAATCGACTAGTCTTTATCGCTGTCTTCATCTTCACCTGTTATCAATGCAATGCCCTATTTAACAAGTGTACTCGAAAATGCGAAGAAAATTTCTATCAGTGCATTTCAAGCTCGGACGgtacaaaaaagtttttcacaTGTAATGCGCAAAAATCAACCTGTTTTCAATCGTGCGTGGATTCTTCAAAGCGTGTCCCCCGCAGCCTTGAAGTGGTACAAGCTTCGAACTTTAAGCATTGTGCTAAGTCATGCACAACGTTATTTGATGCTTGTTTTACAATGAAAGATCTCTCTGAAAGAAAAGTATGTAAAAGACAAGCGTATCAGACGTGTCTCAAAGAGTGTGTATACAAAAGAATAGCTTAA